The following is a genomic window from Paenibacillus sp. FSL R5-0766.
GCTTCTTCATTCATGCCGGAGACGAATTCGTCGATATGAGCAAATATCTGGTGATCGGTGCCCTGATTACAGCCTGCATCCAGACATTCATTAGCCGCAGCGATCTGATCTCACTTGGCAATGGTCCTGTCGCCTCCTATGTGTTTATGATGGGATTTGCTTATGTATTGTCTCTCTGCTCCACTTCAGATGCTTTTGTGGCTTCTGCGTTCTCACATACGTTTGCACTGGGGCCGCTGGTATCCTTCCTTGTGCTTGGCCCAATGCTGGATTTCAAAAGCACCCTGATGCTGCTCTCGACCTTCCGTACGCGGTTTGTTATTGGTCTAAGTCTAGCGATTATTACGCTCGTTTTTGCCGGCTCGTGGTTGATTAACCTACTGGTATAACGGTTGAGCAACATACTTCATGACCTAAATGGTTAATCCCATGAACTTTCATCCTGACTATGAATAGAAATGAGGTGATGTTATGAACCACACTGTCTATACGATGACCAAACCTCCTGTTCCAAGGTCACACGTCATCCAATGGCATAACCTGATCCGTGCAGGCTGGATCGGCGGGGTGGCAGTGTACATTATTCAGTTGAATTCAAGTGATTCGCTTCATTATTATTTGGCTCCTACCATGCAAAAACTGCTATTATGCTGTCCTGTTCCCTTATTGTTTATTGCCATTATCATGGCTTGGCATGGACTGTTCGGCAGAAACGAGGTTCATTGCGACTGTGAACATCCACCACCCTCGGGGTTCCTTCGTAGCTCAATGGTATATGGTCTGATTGCTATCCCCTTGTTGCTGGGGTTTCTGTTACCTGATCGGGCTCTCGGCAGTTCCATGGCCAGTCAGAAAGGCATGTCTCTCACCTATGCCCCTCCCGAGATTCGTCGAAAAGAGCCTTTACCTGATCCGGCAACGCAATTGAATGTACAAGATCACACACAAAAACCAACGACCGTTCAGCCTGCATCGGCTACCAAAGTACAATTCATTCCCCCAGACGAGTATAGCCGTGAATTCGCTGAACTGGCGGAGAAGTTGTATGCAGAACAGGTCATCCGAGTCTATCCCGAGATCTTCTCTGAAACCCTCGGCACGATCGATATGTTCCAACGACAATTTGCAGGCAAAGATATCTCCTTAACCGGGTTCGTTTATCGGGACAAAAGCATGGATCATGAATCACATTTTGCACTGGGACGATTTCTGGTCATGTGCTGCCCTGCTGATGCGGCTCCCTTTGGCGTGATGATTCACATCCCCGAAGCGGATAGCTTCCCTACAGACAGTTGGGTACAAATCGATGGCAGCATCGGGTCTGCACAGGTGAACGGTAAGGATACGATTGAGATTCGGGCCACAAAGGTGACACCTGTAGCCGAGCCATCCACGCCTTATATTTACACCAATGCAGATTCGGTGATGGCGTATGAGAAAATAAAGAGCCCGTAGTTGCTAGTAGTAACAACTTGCACCTCAACGACAAAAAGCCCCGAAGCGATGGATTACATCGCTTTGGGGCTTTCATGTTCAGTCAGACATGAGATTACATCTCGTCTTCTCTGATTGTATTATTCCGTTACGATATCATGAACCAATACAGGAGCATCGGCATGATCCGCAATCGTAATGTTTTCTTTGATCTTCGCGATGACATCTGCTACGTCTTCACGATTGGCATGAATCGTTACAAGGGACTCACCAGCTTTGACTGGGTCACCAACTTTTTTGTTCAGCATCAGACCAACCGCGAGATCGATCTCAGACTCTTTTGTTGCACGGCCTGCGCCGAGCAGCATTGCTGCAGTTCCGATTTCGTCAGCGACGATTCCGGCAACATAGCCGTCTTTGTCTGCTGGGACTTCAACCAGATATTGTGCTTGTGGCAAACGATCTGGATGATCCACAACCGAAGCGTCTCCGCCTTGGTTTGCCAAGAAATCTTTGAATTTCTCCAGTGCTTTACCGTTCTGGATCACTTCTTTCAATTTCTCCTCAGCGTGCTCCAAGGAATCTGCCTTGCCAGCAAGGAATACCATCTGACGTCCAAGTGCCAGACACAGTTCTTCCAGATCTTTTGGACCTTTACCTTGCAGTGTGAGGATGGCTTCTTTCACTTCAAGTGCGTTACCAATCGCCAGACCCAGTGGTTGGGACATATCGGAGATAACAGCCATCGTTTTACGGCCAACATTGTTACCGATGCTTACCATGGCATGTGCCAATTCTTTAGCATCTTCCGTTGTTTTCATGAATGCACCAGCACCCGTTTTAACATCCAATACGATTGCATCTGCACCTGCTGCAATTTTCTTACTCATGATGGAGCTGGCGATCAGTGGAATGGAGTTAACGGTAGCTGTTACATCACGCAGTGCATAGAGCTTTTTGTCTGCAGGCGTAAGGTTACCACTTTGTCCAATAACTGCAACCTTATGTTCGTTTACGAGACGAATGAACTCTTCTTTTTCAAGCTCTACGTGGAAACCAGCAACGGATTCCAACTTGTCTGTTGTACCACCCGTGTGACCAAGTCCACGTCCGGACATTTTGGCAACAGGAACATCAAGCGCAGCAACAAGCGGAGCCAGTACCAGTGTTGTTGTATCGCCCACTCCTCCTGTGGAGTGCTTGTCTACTTTGATGCCTTCGATAGCGGACAGGTCGATTGTTTCACCGGAATTTACCATCGACATTGTCAGATCAGCGCGTTCCTTGTCTGACATATCTTTGAAGAATACTGCCATCGCCCATGCGCTGACTTGATAGTCCGGGATCTCTCCTTGTGTGTATCCTTGAACAACAAAATCAATCTCAGCTGTTGTCAGTTCTTTTCCGTCGCGTTTCTTGGCAATAATGTCTACCATTCTCATGATGATCTCTCCTTGTGTGTGTATTGATTGTATTGAACACTTTGTTGTGAGTCCGTTCCGGCTCCGGATCGTTCTTTTGATCGCTGTTGTCTCCAAGTTTTTTTTATTCCATTTGCAATGGAGAAAACTCGGAGACAAAGGCGAACGCTAACGCTTCTTCAGAATCGATTCCGGTTCCTTCACTCCGTGCTTAAAACAAAAGTTTCGATCCAAATCAAATGATTATGAATATAATATGCAACAACATCTTGTTGTCATCCTACAAAACACTTTGTGCAGCAACCGTTACGGCTCCGGATCGTTCCTCCGATCGCTGTTGTCTCCAATTTTTTTTGATCCATTTTGCAATGGGAAAACTCGGAGACAAAGGCGAACGCTAACGCTTCTTCAGAATCGATTCCGGTTCCTTCACTCCATGCTTAAAACAAAAGTTTCGATCCACATCAATTGATTATGAATATAACAATTACAGTGTGATTGCTGTGTCCAGGGCAACTACCATCATGTCATTGAACGTTTTTTGACGCTCTTCGGCAGATGTTTCTTCGCCTGTCAGCAAGTGGTCACTTACCGTCAGGATGGTCAGTGCGTTAACACCAAACTTGGCAGCGATGGTGTACAGTGCTGTTGTTTCCATCTCTACGCCGAGTACGCCGTGTTTCATCAACTTCTCGGTGACGGAACGGTCATCGCGGTAGAAAGAATCGGAGCTGAATACGTTACCGACGTGGATCTTCATACCTTTAGCTGTTGCACGGTCATATGCTTCTTTCAGCAGGGAGAAGGTAGCGATTGGTGAGAAGTCATATCCACCGAATACGTGTTTGTTCATGCTGGAATCTGTACATGCTGCTTGTGCAAGGATGACGTCACGTACACGTACATGCTCCTGCATACCGCCACAAGTACCCACACGAATCAGGTTTTTCACGCCATATTCGCTGATCAATTCGTTAGCATAGATTGCAAAGGACGGAATTCCCATCCCTGAACCTTGCACCGAAATCCGGTGTCCTTGATATGTACCTGTGTAACCGAGCATTCCACGAACTTCGTTGTAACATACAACATCTTCGAGGTACGTATCTGCAATATATTTCGCGCGCAAAGGGTCTCCTGGCAAAAGGATCGTTTCTGCGATATCTCCGGGTTTTGCTCCAATATGTGTACTCATGAATGAATCTCCTCCAGTTATACAATTAGTCTATTATGATGGCAGGACCGGAGCAGCTTAAGCTACTCCGACCTCCCCTATCCAGTTTTTGAAAAACTTATTTCAAATCCTTCAGGAAGCTGGTACCATATTCCGGCATTTTCACTCCAAAGTTCTCAGCTACGGTTGCGCCAAGGTCAGCAAATGTGCTGCGCAAATCAAGCTTTTTGCCCTCGCTGAAGCGCGGTGAGTAGGCAAGAAGTGGTACATATTCACGTGTATGGTCTGTACCGCGGTATGTTGGATCGTTACCATGGTCAGCAGTGATCAGCAGCAGGTCATCATTAGTCATTTTGGCAAAAATCTCTGGCAGCCGTGCATCATAGTCTTCAAGTGCCTGAGCATAACCTTGTGGATCACGACGGTGACCGTACAGGGCATCAAAATCAACCAGGTTCAAGAAGCTGAGTCCAGTGAACTCTTCATCCATCGTTTCAGACAACTTGTCCATGCCATCCATGTTAGAGACGGTACGAACAGCCTTGGTTACACCTTCGCCATCATAGATATCTGCGATTTTACCCAAAGCAATCACATCAAATCCGCTATCTTGCAGTTCATTCATAACAGTACGACCAAAAGGCTTAAGCGCATAGTCATGACGATTCGCAGTACGTTTCCAGTTACCCGCTTCTCCTACAAATGGACGTGCAATAATGCGGCCCAGCATGTACGGATCTTCAAGTGTAATCTCACGGCAGAACTCACAGATCTCATACAGTTCTTTCAGTGGAACAACGTCCTCATGTGCTGCAATTTGCAGAACCGAATCCGCTGATGTGTACACGATGAGCGCGCCAGTTTCAACATGCTCTGCACCCAGCTCATCCAGAATTTCCGTGCCACTGGCCGGTTTGTTACCGATCACCTTGCGGCCCGTTTTCTCTTCAATGCGCTGAATCAACTCATCGGGAAAACCATTCTCGAACACACGGAAAGGTGTATCAATGTAAAGACCCATCAGCTCCCAGTGACCTGTCATTGTGTCTTTGCCTCTGGATGCTTCCTGCATCTTGGTGTAGTACGCTTTAGGTGCATCCGCTACAGGGACACCCTCGATTTCTTTGATGTTGGACAGTCCAAGACTGGCCATGTGAGGCATTTTCAGACCTCCGCGTTCACGTGCAATGTGACCGAAGGTATCTACATCAAAATCATCAAATTCTGCTGCATCCGGCGCTTCGCCGATTCCTACAGAATCCATAACGACCAGATGTACTCTTTTGAATGTTGACATAACTTAAGCACTCCTTCCAAATAATCCAGCTTACAAGAACAGTCCAGTAATGATCGCTGACAGCACGCTGACAAGCGAAGCACCGTAAAGCAGTTTCAGACCGAAGCGGGCGACCACATTACCTTGCTTCTCATGGAGTCCCTTCACCGCACCAGCAATGATACCGATGGAGGAGAAGTTGGCGAACGACACGAGGAAGACAGATACGATACCCGTTGTTCTGGCAGACATTGCAGTCTCCTTCAAATTAAGCATAGCTACGAATTCGTTGGATACCATTTTGGTTGCCATAATACTTCCTGCCTGAATCGCTTCTTTCCATGGAACACCCATGATGAAGGCAAATGGTGCAAACACATAACCAAGTAGCTCCTGGAACGAAATGCCAAGCACTGCGCTGAAAATTCCGTTAACAAGTGCGATCAAAGCAACAAAACCGATTAACATCGCAGCTACGATGATAGCAACTTTGAATCCATCCAGAATGTACTCGCCAAGCATTTCGAAGAACGATTGTTTCTCTTCATCCTGCACTTCCAATATATCTTCTTCTTCCGTCACCCGATAAGGGTTAACGATCGAAGCAATGATAAATCCGCCAAACAGGTTCAGTACAAGAGCTGTAACCACATATTTCGGCTCGATCATGGTCATATAAGCACCAACAATCGACATCGATACCGTGGACATCGCCGAAGCACACAAGGTGTACAGCCGATGTTTTGGCAACAACCCAATTTGTTTTTTCACAGAAATGAACACTTCAGATTGCCCCAATACAGCCGAAGCAACCGCGTTATATGATTCCAGTCTGCCCATTCCGTTGATTTTGCTTAATACCAGACCAATATATTTTATAACAAAAGGTAAGATTCGGATATACTGCAGTATCCCAATGAGTGCAGAGATGACAACGATTGGCATCAATACGCTGAGGAAAAATGGTGTCCCCCCGCTTTCGGCACCTACGGTAGTCAAACCCCCAAATACAAATGCGATACCTTCATTCGCATAGTCGAGTAAACTTTTAAATACGGTCGCGAAACCGCCAATTAAAAAAGTACCCACTCCTGTATTCAACAGAGCATAAGCTAGTATAACTTGCAAAACAATCATGATAGCCAGTGGCCGGTAACGAATCTGCTTTTTGCCGTTGCTTGCGATATAAGCCAGTCCAAAAACAACGAGTAAGCCGATAATGGCAATTAGAAATTTCATTTGATTTCTCCTTTGAAGGTAGTTAAGCCGGATGTGAAAATTCAGCTCAAAGGGCTCTTAAGCATTCTTATCAGTAATCTTTCAGAAAACTTATGAAGCGCTTACAATTAGTTCCGTTATTTAAAATATAAGTGTAAGTTGTATTCCCTGTACCTGAGTCGAACGCCCAAGTACAGAGAATATAACATTACTTTTATTTATTAAGCTTTTTTCTTGATAAGATGCTTTTGCTTAATAAGAAGATGTAGACTGACCACCCTGCATAATCTTCACGCCAGAGCTTGCACCGATCCGAGTCGCACCCGCTTCGATCATTTTTTGCATATCTTCCAGGCTACGTACGCCACCGGAAGCTTTAACGCCAACATCAGGACCTACAGTACGACGCATCAAAGCGATATCTTCTGGCGTTGCTCCACCTGTGGAGAAACCTGTAGAAGTTTTAACAAAATCAGCTCCAGCTCGCACAGCTGCCTGACAAGCACGTACTTTCTCTTCATCCGTCAACAGACAAGTTTCAATAATAACTTTCACCAAAGCTTTACCCGCAGCCGCTTCAACAACAGCACGAATATCTTGTTCAACGAAATCATCTTTGCCATCTTTCAAAGCACTGATATTGATGACCATATCGACTTCAGTTGCACCTTTAGCAATCGCATCTTTCGTTTCGAAAGCTTTTGTCTCCGATGTAGATGCTCCCAGAGGGAAACCAATAACGGTGCAGATATCTACGCCAGAACCCTGCAACTGCTCAGCTGCATAAGCAACCCAGCCTGGGTTAACACATACGGAAGCAAACTGATATTGCTTTGCTTCTTCGGTTAACTTGGCCATTTCACTTTGCGTTGCGTCCGCACGAAGCAACGTATGGTCGATCATTTTAGCTAATTGTGGTGTAGTCAATTGAATCTCTCCCTTATCTGAACTAGTTATTTTCTATACCCTTACACTAACATGAACATATGTAAAAATCAACTTGAACTTTTGTTCATAGTTACACTTATATTTCTTCTTCGTTATATTTTCTTCCTAAAAAAGCAAAACATCCGCCCTTTTTGCGTGGCAGATGTTGTCATCCATATCCATTTGAAATTAAAATCGAAGTAATGCCTGCGCTGTGTACTGATCCGTAACCAGAATATTTGCGTAATGACCTTTGAGCGCGGCGTGAATGGCTTCAATTTTGCGTTGTCCCCCGGCAACAAGGATTGATTTTTCCTTATTTCTCAACTCGGCTAGATCAATTCCAACGGTTCTGCTGTTAATCTCTTCACTGATCAACTGACCTTCCGCGTCGAAAAAGCGTGAACAAATGTCACCTGCACCGGAGTTCATCAGCAATTGTTGCTCTTCTTCATTGAAGTAACCGAGCCTGAACAATAATGCATCTTCTTTCACAGTACCCACAGTAAACAAAGCAATGTTGGCCTGTCTGCCAAGTTCCACGATTCTGCCGATATGCCGATCCGCTTCCACCATGTTTTTCACTTCAATGTTGTCGAAAATAACAGGTAGCGGCAGATACCTTGGTACTGTATGGAATGCTTCAGCGAACAAATGAACAATCTCAGCGGCATACGTATTGACATGGGAGTGGCTTACGCCCCCCTTTAATTGCACGACTTCGACACCTTTCACCTGCTTGGGACGAAGTTGGCGTGCTACAGCATGCATGGTTGTTCCCCAAGTCACCCCGATAATATCTGCATCCTGAACCGTCTCTTGAAGGTAGTCTGCTGCTCTTTTGCTGATATGCTTCTGTATTTCCTCATCACTCTTCAACGGGGCAAAACACACAAGTGCCGTATCCAGATCATACTTCGACTTAAGTTCTCCGGCAATGATGTCGATATCCTCCAGCGGGTCCATAATTTCAATCCGGACGTATCCACGATCTTTGGCGTACTGAAGTAATCTTGACACCGTTGGACGCGACACGCCCAACCTTGCGGCAATATCCTGCTGGCTATAATCGGACTGATAATACAATTTCGCTGCTTCAATGCTTAATCGTTGCTTCTCCAGGTCCATTCCCATGTGCGCTCATCTCACTCATCCTATTGTCTTTGGAAAATAAATACTCGTCCTGTATATTATACATGGATTGAGTATCTGGTCACCATATAGTATCCAATTCAGTATCATGATCGATCCATTCATATCCCTTTCTGACGTATAAAACGGGGGCAACGATGCATACTACTGCGGTCGCTTCATCGTTGCCAAGATTGCTTCACCCCATTAATCGCACAGAGAGGAAGAACTA
Proteins encoded in this region:
- a CDS encoding TIGR03943 family protein → MNHTVYTMTKPPVPRSHVIQWHNLIRAGWIGGVAVYIIQLNSSDSLHYYLAPTMQKLLLCCPVPLLFIAIIMAWHGLFGRNEVHCDCEHPPPSGFLRSSMVYGLIAIPLLLGFLLPDRALGSSMASQKGMSLTYAPPEIRRKEPLPDPATQLNVQDHTQKPTTVQPASATKVQFIPPDEYSREFAELAEKLYAEQVIRVYPEIFSETLGTIDMFQRQFAGKDISLTGFVYRDKSMDHESHFALGRFLVMCCPADAAPFGVMIHIPEADSFPTDSWVQIDGSIGSAQVNGKDTIEIRATKVTPVAEPSTPYIYTNADSVMAYEKIKSP
- a CDS encoding sugar-binding transcriptional regulator yields the protein MDLEKQRLSIEAAKLYYQSDYSQQDIAARLGVSRPTVSRLLQYAKDRGYVRIEIMDPLEDIDIIAGELKSKYDLDTALVCFAPLKSDEEIQKHISKRAADYLQETVQDADIIGVTWGTTMHAVARQLRPKQVKGVEVVQLKGGVSHSHVNTYAAEIVHLFAEAFHTVPRYLPLPVIFDNIEVKNMVEADRHIGRIVELGRQANIALFTVGTVKEDALLFRLGYFNEEEQQLLMNSGAGDICSRFFDAEGQLISEEINSRTVGIDLAELRNKEKSILVAGGQRKIEAIHAALKGHYANILVTDQYTAQALLRF
- a CDS encoding pyrimidine-nucleoside phosphorylase is translated as MRMVDIIAKKRDGKELTTAEIDFVVQGYTQGEIPDYQVSAWAMAVFFKDMSDKERADLTMSMVNSGETIDLSAIEGIKVDKHSTGGVGDTTTLVLAPLVAALDVPVAKMSGRGLGHTGGTTDKLESVAGFHVELEKEEFIRLVNEHKVAVIGQSGNLTPADKKLYALRDVTATVNSIPLIASSIMSKKIAAGADAIVLDVKTGAGAFMKTTEDAKELAHAMVSIGNNVGRKTMAVISDMSQPLGLAIGNALEVKEAILTLQGKGPKDLEELCLALGRQMVFLAGKADSLEHAEEKLKEVIQNGKALEKFKDFLANQGGDASVVDHPDRLPQAQYLVEVPADKDGYVAGIVADEIGTAAMLLGAGRATKESEIDLAVGLMLNKKVGDPVKAGESLVTIHANREDVADVIAKIKENITIADHADAPVLVHDIVTE
- the deoD gene encoding purine-nucleoside phosphorylase; the encoded protein is MSTHIGAKPGDIAETILLPGDPLRAKYIADTYLEDVVCYNEVRGMLGYTGTYQGHRISVQGSGMGIPSFAIYANELISEYGVKNLIRVGTCGGMQEHVRVRDVILAQAACTDSSMNKHVFGGYDFSPIATFSLLKEAYDRATAKGMKIHVGNVFSSDSFYRDDRSVTEKLMKHGVLGVEMETTALYTIAAKFGVNALTILTVSDHLLTGEETSAEERQKTFNDMMVVALDTAITL
- the deoB gene encoding phosphopentomutase: MSTFKRVHLVVMDSVGIGEAPDAAEFDDFDVDTFGHIARERGGLKMPHMASLGLSNIKEIEGVPVADAPKAYYTKMQEASRGKDTMTGHWELMGLYIDTPFRVFENGFPDELIQRIEEKTGRKVIGNKPASGTEILDELGAEHVETGALIVYTSADSVLQIAAHEDVVPLKELYEICEFCREITLEDPYMLGRIIARPFVGEAGNWKRTANRHDYALKPFGRTVMNELQDSGFDVIALGKIADIYDGEGVTKAVRTVSNMDGMDKLSETMDEEFTGLSFLNLVDFDALYGHRRDPQGYAQALEDYDARLPEIFAKMTNDDLLLITADHGNDPTYRGTDHTREYVPLLAYSPRFSEGKKLDLRSTFADLGATVAENFGVKMPEYGTSFLKDLK
- the deoC gene encoding deoxyribose-phosphate aldolase, whose product is MIDHTLLRADATQSEMAKLTEEAKQYQFASVCVNPGWVAYAAEQLQGSGVDICTVIGFPLGASTSETKAFETKDAIAKGATEVDMVINISALKDGKDDFVEQDIRAVVEAAAGKALVKVIIETCLLTDEEKVRACQAAVRAGADFVKTSTGFSTGGATPEDIALMRRTVGPDVGVKASGGVRSLEDMQKMIEAGATRIGASSGVKIMQGGQSTSSY
- a CDS encoding NupC/NupG family nucleoside CNT transporter, with the protein product MKFLIAIIGLLVVFGLAYIASNGKKQIRYRPLAIMIVLQVILAYALLNTGVGTFLIGGFATVFKSLLDYANEGIAFVFGGLTTVGAESGGTPFFLSVLMPIVVISALIGILQYIRILPFVIKYIGLVLSKINGMGRLESYNAVASAVLGQSEVFISVKKQIGLLPKHRLYTLCASAMSTVSMSIVGAYMTMIEPKYVVTALVLNLFGGFIIASIVNPYRVTEEEDILEVQDEEKQSFFEMLGEYILDGFKVAIIVAAMLIGFVALIALVNGIFSAVLGISFQELLGYVFAPFAFIMGVPWKEAIQAGSIMATKMVSNEFVAMLNLKETAMSARTTGIVSVFLVSFANFSSIGIIAGAVKGLHEKQGNVVARFGLKLLYGASLVSVLSAIITGLFL